In Polyangiaceae bacterium, a single genomic region encodes these proteins:
- a CDS encoding VTT domain-containing protein: protein MAISAKHWKRLSRLLLVGLLLAFPFVVMRVPLVRRALVDLVEFMREVPLLGVGLFLVIETIALLVTTPLWLMSGLAGYAYGFGWGLLLAWPGVTLCACIVFLVGRTFANKIFLARSAETHFWRAVDHAVRTSGFKITLLMRLAVTFPQNLATYMLSATSLKLRDFALGTFCGLFPATVVHAYIGSNVESAAALVSGEHSARGPLAWVTMVLGLALTLAAVFVASRYARRALDQALAEAARANH from the coding sequence ATGGCGATTTCGGCGAAGCATTGGAAGCGTTTATCGCGGCTTCTCTTGGTAGGCTTGTTGCTTGCGTTTCCCTTCGTCGTGATGCGCGTGCCGCTCGTCCGCCGAGCGCTCGTGGACCTTGTCGAATTCATGCGCGAAGTGCCGCTTTTGGGCGTGGGACTTTTTTTGGTCATCGAGACGATTGCGCTGCTCGTGACGACGCCCCTTTGGCTCATGTCCGGACTTGCTGGATACGCGTATGGTTTTGGGTGGGGCCTTTTGCTTGCGTGGCCAGGCGTAACGTTGTGCGCGTGTATCGTATTTCTCGTGGGGCGAACGTTTGCGAACAAAATATTTTTGGCGCGCTCCGCTGAAACTCATTTTTGGCGTGCGGTCGATCATGCCGTGCGCACGAGCGGTTTCAAGATTACGCTTTTGATGCGTTTGGCCGTGACATTCCCGCAAAACCTCGCGACGTATATGCTTTCGGCGACGTCATTGAAGTTGCGCGATTTTGCGCTGGGAACATTTTGCGGGTTATTTCCGGCGACGGTGGTGCACGCGTACATTGGCTCGAACGTGGAGAGCGCCGCGGCGCTCGTGTCGGGTGAGCATTCGGCGCGCGGGCCATTGGCATGGGTGACGATGGTGCTGGGGCTCGCGTTGACGTTGGCTGCTGTATTCGTCGCGTCTCGATATGCGCGCCGGGCGCTCGATCAGGCGCTGGCCGAGGCTGCGCGAGCCAATCACTGA
- a CDS encoding YwiC-like family protein — MPLIAGLALGTPNVASIGLAVGALATFFAHEPLLVLLGQRGARARAQDGARAAKRLKLLGTIAVVFGGVGLFFAPTIARLGALPPLLLACIVVWFVWRKEEKTTLGEVVAATALSGVGFPIALAEGVDLFRAALVWVVWAVAFALATVAVRAVIARAKHAGPLPIVTAYVALVGSIVASVGLALAGQLPMSVPIALVPFRKCWASACSSHPCIRSTCARWAGAWLRRASRRVGLS; from the coding sequence GTGCCGCTCATCGCAGGGCTCGCGCTGGGAACGCCCAACGTCGCATCGATCGGGCTTGCCGTCGGAGCGCTCGCAACGTTCTTTGCGCACGAACCGCTCCTGGTGTTGCTCGGTCAACGCGGCGCGAGAGCACGTGCACAAGACGGCGCACGAGCTGCAAAACGCTTGAAGCTCTTGGGCACCATCGCAGTGGTCTTCGGCGGCGTGGGATTGTTTTTTGCTCCAACGATCGCGCGTCTCGGTGCCCTGCCCCCGCTGCTCCTCGCGTGCATCGTCGTGTGGTTCGTCTGGCGCAAGGAAGAGAAAACGACGTTGGGAGAAGTCGTTGCAGCAACGGCTCTGTCGGGCGTGGGTTTTCCCATCGCGCTTGCCGAAGGCGTCGACCTCTTCCGCGCAGCGCTCGTGTGGGTCGTCTGGGCCGTCGCGTTTGCCCTCGCAACCGTCGCGGTACGAGCCGTGATTGCCCGAGCGAAACATGCCGGTCCTTTGCCGATCGTCACGGCGTATGTTGCGCTCGTCGGATCGATCGTGGCGAGCGTCGGTTTGGCACTCGCGGGTCAACTTCCGATGTCCGTGCCGATCGCGCTTGTACCGTTCCGGAAGTGCTGGGCCTCGGCGTGCTCGTCGCACCCGTGCATACGAAGCACTTGCGCAAGGTGGGCTGGGGCTTGGTTGCGGCGAGCGTCACGACGTGTGGGTTTGTCGTGA
- a CDS encoding putative metal-binding motif-containing protein: MARNRWTSKYLLKLGGLVKGVAAAATGGLVAVTLMACYGGPPGDSFDFDGDGYPDYADCNDNDASMNPGATDTLGDGIDQNCDGVDGVSSSESSSSSGSGGSGGGGGSGGSGGACTTCDQAVKATGLGAPADPFCTPASEAAFDALKTCTCTDCMTDCGSNICTGAAATTECSTCVMTNCSTQNLDCAAN, from the coding sequence GTGGCGCGGAATCGTTGGACGTCAAAGTACCTTCTGAAGCTCGGCGGCCTCGTCAAGGGCGTCGCCGCGGCTGCCACCGGCGGCCTCGTCGCCGTCACGCTGATGGCCTGTTACGGCGGCCCACCAGGCGACAGCTTCGATTTCGATGGCGATGGATACCCGGACTACGCCGACTGCAACGACAACGACGCGTCGATGAATCCCGGAGCGACCGATACGCTTGGCGATGGCATCGATCAGAACTGCGATGGCGTCGATGGTGTTTCGAGTTCCGAGTCGAGCTCTTCGAGTGGAAGTGGTGGAAGTGGCGGTGGCGGCGGAAGCGGCGGAAGCGGCGGCGCGTGCACTACGTGTGATCAAGCGGTGAAGGCAACGGGCCTCGGTGCTCCTGCCGATCCGTTCTGCACACCTGCAAGCGAAGCGGCGTTCGATGCGCTGAAGACGTGCACCTGCACGGACTGCATGACCGATTGTGGGAGCAACATCTGCACGGGAGCCGCGGCGACGACCGAGTGCTCGACGTGCGTCATGACGAACTGCTCGACGCAAAACCTCGACTGCGCCGCAAACTAA
- a CDS encoding DUF4297 domain-containing protein has protein sequence MSDKPDNDQTLTGLLQRLLGPPREIDGSRATNRLSFQVHWGLWKTLTLHQTPRDYAVLFDFHDDIVVFEPADAPQRAEFYQVKTRTDPHWTLGTLLEADGPSGSVFGKLCLHIVKFRGYVHLVALVSNKTFGLKLTTGVPSDHLNEVSFADIDTETFDKLMDRAHKDVASIGETIEPQEAKDVVRFIVTALPLEDQETFLLGEVNKCLAKTFSHCRDQRFNSVGAYRHLCLEVERRTKFEYLHNIKNAEDLFRFKTLTRRELTDTLKEYDPRMDPEQAFQHLEPTLAQNGYSDRKRSSIRTAWRTYAARVRDPHDASIRAVREEVQRFAKSAKRDESWDSYRDLIERGVRDVLPEIEHLPLKYRDLDLLAAAVLMEFYRLEYDETDRADTHDAAPESGLQPSNSQPEEKAP, from the coding sequence ATGTCCGACAAACCCGATAATGACCAGACCCTAACGGGCCTTCTGCAACGGCTCTTAGGACCCCCTAGAGAGATCGACGGTTCGCGCGCCACCAACCGTCTGAGCTTTCAAGTGCATTGGGGCCTTTGGAAAACGCTAACGCTGCACCAAACGCCACGCGATTACGCCGTCCTGTTCGACTTTCACGACGACATCGTGGTTTTCGAGCCTGCCGACGCCCCGCAACGCGCAGAGTTTTATCAAGTTAAAACCAGAACCGACCCCCACTGGACGCTGGGGACCCTGCTGGAGGCGGACGGACCCTCGGGTAGCGTTTTCGGAAAGCTATGCTTGCATATTGTTAAATTCCGAGGCTACGTTCACCTCGTAGCCCTCGTCTCGAATAAGACCTTTGGCCTCAAGCTTACCACGGGAGTGCCTTCGGATCACTTGAACGAAGTCAGCTTCGCCGACATTGATACTGAGACGTTCGACAAGCTTATGGATCGCGCTCACAAGGACGTTGCGTCGATCGGTGAAACGATAGAACCGCAAGAAGCCAAAGACGTCGTCCGCTTCATCGTCACAGCATTGCCACTAGAAGACCAGGAAACATTCCTGCTTGGCGAAGTCAACAAGTGCCTAGCGAAGACATTTTCTCATTGTCGCGACCAGAGGTTCAACTCGGTGGGTGCATACAGACACCTGTGCCTTGAAGTAGAACGCCGCACAAAATTCGAATATTTACATAACATCAAAAATGCCGAAGATCTATTCAGGTTCAAAACCCTAACGCGCCGCGAACTGACGGACACGCTGAAGGAATACGATCCACGAATGGATCCTGAACAAGCATTCCAGCACCTAGAGCCTACCCTAGCGCAAAACGGCTACTCGGATCGTAAACGATCAAGCATCAGGACTGCATGGCGTACCTATGCCGCTCGCGTTCGCGATCCACACGATGCATCAATTCGTGCGGTGCGGGAAGAGGTTCAGCGCTTCGCCAAAAGCGCGAAACGAGACGAATCCTGGGACAGCTATCGTGATCTAATTGAGCGTGGCGTACGCGACGTTTTGCCCGAGATAGAGCATTTGCCGTTAAAATACCGCGACTTAGACTTGCTTGCCGCAGCCGTGCTGATGGAATTCTATCGATTGGAGTACGATGAAACGGATAGAGCAGACACCCATGACGCCGCTCCCGAGAGCGGATTACAACCGTCTAATTCGCAGCCTGAGGAGAAGGCTCCATGA